Proteins from a single region of Labedella gwakjiensis:
- the def gene encoding peptide deformylase, with the protein MAVLPIRISGDPVLHSPASPVEAVDDRIRMLVADMFETMDAAPGVGLAAPQVGVPLRIFVYGYADEEGAPWRGVVINPELLISPPEPGDPDEDDESEGCLSFPGERFPLRRSDRAVITGTDLDGAAVHLDVTGWRARILQHEYDHLDGTLYVDRLQHAYQRTADKIERKRGWGKPGSSWTPGVDDLDA; encoded by the coding sequence ATGGCTGTTCTCCCGATTCGCATCTCCGGCGATCCCGTGCTCCACTCCCCCGCGTCACCCGTCGAGGCCGTCGACGACCGCATCCGAATGCTCGTCGCCGACATGTTCGAGACGATGGACGCCGCACCCGGTGTCGGACTCGCGGCCCCGCAGGTGGGCGTTCCCCTGCGCATCTTCGTCTACGGCTACGCGGACGAGGAGGGCGCCCCGTGGCGCGGTGTCGTCATCAACCCCGAACTGCTCATCTCGCCACCGGAACCGGGCGACCCTGACGAGGACGACGAGTCCGAGGGCTGCCTGTCGTTCCCCGGCGAACGGTTCCCCCTGCGGCGCAGTGATCGTGCCGTGATCACGGGGACTGACCTCGATGGCGCTGCCGTCCATCTCGATGTGACCGGTTGGCGCGCCCGAATCCTCCAGCACGAGTACGACCACCTCGACGGCACGCTCTACGTCGACCGGCTGCAGCACGCCTATCAGCGCACGGCCGACAAGATCGAGCGGAAGCGCGGGTGGGGGAAGCCCGGTTCGAGCTGGACGCCGGGAGTCGACGACCTCGACGCGTGA
- a CDS encoding glycosyltransferase gives MSDSSSTTPSHDREQPEKPLTILIGADTFPPNVNGAARFVERLAAGLVRRGHTVHIVAPAASRKHGTFQETHDGAVMTVHRLFSVRWLPHDWLRFALPVVIQHNAAKILDEVRPDVVHSNSHLIVGRGLSIQAAKRGIRVVATNHLMPENMMEFTVVPKWTRGALLRWAWGQTRDILGLAESITTPTRRAADFLEKNTGLTGVIPISCGIDADMYTPSFAPRTENRILFVGRVTGEKHIDVLIRALGRLPQHLDAKLTIVGGGDQKRNLEVLAEQLGLADRVTFAGYVTEEELRASYTRATVFAMPSIAELQSIATMEAMASGLPVVAADAMALPHLVHDGENGFLFAPGDVDELAARLTDVLEAEPERLEALKNESLRLIQAHDINRTLSTFESLYRGETVPDAAADHQPEQARGEA, from the coding sequence TTGTCCGACTCATCGAGCACGACCCCGTCTCACGATCGCGAACAGCCCGAGAAGCCGCTCACGATCCTGATCGGTGCCGACACCTTCCCGCCGAACGTCAACGGAGCCGCACGCTTCGTCGAGCGCCTCGCGGCCGGCCTCGTCCGGCGTGGTCACACAGTGCACATCGTCGCGCCGGCCGCGTCCCGCAAGCACGGCACGTTCCAGGAGACCCACGACGGCGCGGTCATGACGGTCCACCGGCTCTTCAGCGTGCGGTGGCTTCCGCACGACTGGCTCCGCTTCGCGCTCCCCGTCGTCATCCAGCACAATGCCGCGAAGATCCTCGACGAGGTCCGACCCGATGTCGTGCACTCCAACTCGCACCTCATCGTGGGGCGCGGTCTGAGCATCCAGGCGGCCAAGCGCGGCATTCGCGTGGTCGCGACGAACCACCTCATGCCCGAGAACATGATGGAGTTCACCGTCGTCCCGAAGTGGACGCGGGGTGCCCTCCTCCGCTGGGCCTGGGGCCAGACCCGCGACATCCTCGGTCTCGCGGAGTCGATCACGACACCCACGCGTCGAGCCGCCGACTTCCTCGAGAAGAACACCGGCCTCACGGGCGTCATCCCGATCTCCTGCGGTATCGACGCCGACATGTACACGCCGAGCTTCGCGCCGCGCACCGAGAACAGGATCCTCTTCGTGGGCCGTGTGACGGGCGAGAAGCACATCGACGTCCTCATCCGTGCCCTCGGCCGACTGCCTCAGCACCTCGACGCCAAGCTCACCATCGTGGGCGGCGGCGACCAGAAGCGCAATCTCGAGGTCCTCGCCGAGCAGCTCGGGCTCGCCGATCGGGTCACCTTCGCCGGATACGTCACCGAGGAGGAGCTGCGCGCGAGCTACACGAGAGCAACGGTCTTCGCGATGCCCTCGATCGCCGAGCTGCAGTCCATCGCCACCATGGAGGCGATGGCTTCTGGTCTTCCCGTGGTGGCCGCCGACGCCATGGCGCTTCCGCACCTCGTTCACGACGGCGAGAACGGGTTCCTCTTCGCGCCGGGCGACGTCGATGAGCTCGCCGCCCGCCTCACCGACGTCCTCGAAGCGGAGCCCGAGCGGCTCGAAGCCCTCAAGAACGAGTCCCTCCGCCTCATCCAGGCCCACGACATCAATCGGACGCTGTCGACGTTCGAGAGTCTGTATCGTGGGGAGACGGTGCCGGACGCAGCAGCGGACCACCAACCGGAGCAGGCCCGCGGCGAGGCGTGA
- a CDS encoding ATP-binding cassette domain-containing protein: MTPSSPDLRAIVVDDVSVDFPAHGISGAHRAVDGVSLSVDWGDVVAIMGESGSGKSSLLRVLAADHLRPSGQNTVPQIVGGEARVNGSSVRRLRRRDLPRFDFDVAFLRQDAADTLDSERTAAEIVAAPILERDRRYNRKSLDMRVATLMDELMLPLGAMGKYPFELSSGQRQRVALARALALDPKILIADEPTAGIDISVRSAVSDLVDRRRQAGEFAAVFVTHDIDLVRALRGSVFALHSGSVVGVGTVDGLLESAEHPYLTALAHAIGPSRRRPGRTIGGSIT, translated from the coding sequence GTGACGCCTTCCTCACCTGACCTGCGCGCCATCGTCGTCGACGACGTGAGCGTTGACTTCCCCGCCCACGGCATCAGCGGGGCGCACCGCGCCGTCGACGGTGTCTCGCTGTCCGTGGACTGGGGCGATGTCGTCGCCATCATGGGGGAGTCCGGGTCGGGGAAGTCGAGCCTCCTGCGTGTCCTCGCCGCCGACCACCTCCGCCCCTCCGGGCAGAACACCGTGCCGCAGATCGTCGGCGGAGAGGCCCGCGTCAACGGATCATCGGTGCGCAGGCTCCGTCGCCGGGACCTCCCGCGTTTCGACTTCGACGTGGCGTTCCTCCGGCAGGACGCAGCGGACACGCTCGATTCCGAGCGCACAGCGGCCGAGATCGTCGCGGCCCCCATCCTCGAGCGCGACCGTCGGTACAACCGGAAGTCCCTCGACATGAGGGTGGCGACGCTCATGGACGAACTGATGCTGCCCCTCGGCGCCATGGGCAAGTACCCGTTCGAACTCTCCTCAGGTCAGCGGCAGCGTGTCGCGCTGGCGCGGGCCCTCGCGCTCGACCCGAAGATCCTCATCGCCGACGAACCCACCGCCGGCATCGACATCTCCGTTCGCTCCGCCGTCTCCGACCTCGTCGATCGCCGCCGGCAGGCCGGTGAGTTCGCTGCGGTCTTCGTGACACACGACATCGACCTCGTCCGCGCCCTCCGCGGCAGCGTGTTCGCGCTGCACAGCGGCAGCGTGGTCGGGGTCGGAACCGTCGACGGTCTGCTCGAGTCGGCCGAGCACCCGTATCTCACCGCTCTGGCGCACGCCATCGGCCCGTCCCGCCGCCGTCCCGGACGCACCATCGGGGGATCGATCACGTGA
- a CDS encoding quinone-dependent dihydroorotate dehydrogenase: MYRALFSLFLKRLDPERAHHLAFAVIRSIPRLGIAGAVSRFTRAEPDEEVRALGLTFSSPFGVAAGFDKNAEAIMGLGSLGFSHVEVGTLTARSQPGNPKPRMFRFVEDRAVVNRMGFNNGGAAGAAERIRAVRSLPGRPVIGVNIGKSRVVEVDDAIDDYLESTRVLAPLADYLVVNVSSPNTPGLRGLQEIDRLAPLLSAVKAAAGGTPLLVKIAPDLADDEVVRIAVLVQETALDGVIATNTTISRDGLTTPSNVIEAAGAGGLSGKPLAERSIAVLRILRRELPADSCVISVGGIETAEDVRERLEAGATLVQGYTGFVYAGPLWARAVNRGLARLRVQRGPVVPTRGTAGA; the protein is encoded by the coding sequence ATGTACCGAGCCCTCTTCTCCCTCTTCCTCAAGCGGCTCGACCCCGAGCGGGCCCACCACCTCGCCTTCGCGGTGATCCGATCGATCCCGCGCCTGGGGATCGCCGGAGCCGTCTCGCGATTCACCCGGGCGGAGCCGGACGAAGAGGTGCGCGCCCTGGGTCTGACGTTCTCGTCGCCGTTCGGCGTCGCCGCCGGCTTCGACAAGAACGCCGAGGCGATCATGGGGCTCGGCAGTCTCGGCTTCTCGCACGTCGAGGTCGGGACGCTCACCGCTCGTTCGCAACCGGGCAACCCGAAGCCGCGCATGTTCCGCTTCGTGGAGGACCGGGCCGTCGTCAACCGCATGGGCTTCAACAACGGGGGAGCCGCTGGTGCCGCCGAGCGCATCCGCGCCGTCCGATCCCTCCCCGGCCGCCCCGTCATCGGGGTCAACATCGGCAAGAGTCGTGTCGTCGAGGTCGACGATGCGATCGACGACTACCTGGAGAGCACCCGCGTGCTCGCTCCGCTCGCCGACTATCTCGTGGTCAACGTGTCGTCGCCGAACACGCCCGGCCTCCGCGGCCTGCAGGAGATCGACCGGCTCGCGCCGCTCCTCTCCGCCGTGAAGGCGGCTGCCGGTGGCACCCCGCTGCTCGTGAAGATCGCTCCGGATCTCGCCGACGACGAGGTTGTCAGGATAGCGGTCCTCGTCCAGGAGACAGCCCTCGACGGGGTCATCGCCACCAACACCACGATTTCCCGCGACGGCCTGACGACCCCGTCGAACGTGATCGAGGCCGCCGGTGCCGGCGGGCTGTCGGGCAAACCGCTCGCCGAGCGATCGATCGCCGTACTGCGCATCCTGCGACGCGAGTTGCCCGCGGACAGCTGTGTCATCTCGGTCGGCGGTATCGAGACGGCAGAGGACGTGCGTGAACGACTCGAAGCCGGTGCCACCCTGGTCCAGGGCTACACCGGCTTCGTCTACGCCGGGCCTTTGTGGGCCCGCGCCGTCAATCGCGGACTGGCTCGGCTAAGGGTGCAGCGCGGGCCCGTCGTTCCTACTCGGGGTACTGCCGGCGCTTGA
- a CDS encoding DMT family transporter — translation MQLAGIPLAIIGAVFLSVGAQLQHRGVTKVEAQSGGTTSSGLNLAQLSALLTRPSWVLGTLMLGLAVVFQLGALAFSPLIIVQPLGAIALVLTAIINSKTHGVRLNTASVRAIVACVGGVGLFVTIAALVAGEKEVTDDNLVVILGLLAVVLAVFGAAFLLQRRRTRAVFYIVAAGFIYGFVATLAKVIINRVQNGNVEWLTILCGVALLAGAALGAYFVQNAYSSGPPDLVIAGLTVIDPMVAIGIGIVVLGEAAGAPLWAVIGFVIAGALAVWGVLQLARHHPQLQV, via the coding sequence ATGCAGCTCGCGGGCATCCCGCTCGCCATCATCGGAGCGGTCTTCCTCTCGGTCGGGGCGCAGTTGCAGCACCGGGGTGTCACGAAGGTGGAGGCGCAGAGCGGCGGCACGACCTCGTCCGGCCTCAATCTCGCTCAGCTCTCCGCACTGCTCACCCGGCCGTCCTGGGTCCTCGGCACTCTCATGCTCGGTCTCGCTGTCGTCTTCCAGCTGGGCGCTCTCGCGTTCTCGCCGCTCATCATCGTCCAGCCTCTCGGCGCGATCGCCCTCGTCCTCACCGCGATCATCAATTCGAAGACGCACGGGGTGCGCCTGAACACAGCATCCGTCAGAGCGATCGTCGCGTGCGTCGGCGGTGTCGGACTCTTCGTCACGATCGCGGCCCTGGTGGCAGGAGAGAAGGAGGTCACCGACGACAACCTCGTCGTCATCCTCGGGCTCCTCGCCGTCGTCCTCGCCGTCTTCGGCGCGGCTTTCCTCCTCCAGCGTCGCCGCACCCGAGCCGTCTTCTACATCGTCGCGGCGGGATTCATCTACGGTTTCGTGGCGACTCTCGCAAAAGTCATCATCAATCGTGTCCAGAACGGCAACGTCGAGTGGCTCACGATCCTCTGCGGCGTCGCGCTCCTCGCGGGCGCTGCGCTCGGCGCCTACTTCGTGCAGAACGCCTACTCCTCAGGGCCCCCGGACCTCGTCATCGCCGGCCTGACGGTGATCGACCCGATGGTCGCGATCGGGATCGGCATCGTGGTCCTCGGTGAGGCCGCCGGTGCTCCGCTCTGGGCGGTCATCGGCTTCGTCATCGCCGGAGCCCTCGCCGTCTGGGGCGTGCTGCAGCTCGCGCGCCATCACCCCCAGCTCCAGGTCTGA
- the hisD gene encoding histidinol dehydrogenase, translated as MMQSIDLRGRTLDTLALRQLIPRPVVDVAVASSSARTLIDDVAERGEDALVEQSERFDGVRPLALRVPQSHIDDAVRSMDPAVRAALEEAIRRVTAASSAQVPAASRTMLGDGAVVEQRWHPVDRVGLYVPGGKAVYPSSVVMNAVPAIVAGVRSIALASPAQKEHGGGVHPTILAAAGLLGITEIYAMGGAGAIGAFAHGVPSIGLSPVDVVTGPGNVFVAAAKRLVKGLVGIDSEAGTTEILVIADESADPRLVAFDLVSQAEHDEAAASLLVTDSETLARAVTEVLPSVAAGTAHSERVRTALAGPQSAVVLVDDLSAAAAFSNVYGPEHLELQVADNDALLSDIHSAGAVFVGPHSPVSLGDYLAGSNHVLPTGGGARFASGLGAFTFLRPQQIVRYSGPALSEVADHIVALSLAEALPAHGEAVTARFTPPHAD; from the coding sequence ATGATGCAGTCCATCGATCTCCGCGGGCGCACGCTCGACACTCTCGCCCTCCGCCAGCTCATCCCTCGACCGGTCGTCGATGTCGCCGTCGCCAGTTCCTCCGCCCGGACCCTGATCGACGACGTCGCAGAACGCGGCGAGGACGCGCTCGTCGAGCAGTCCGAGCGCTTCGATGGCGTGAGACCCCTCGCGCTGCGTGTGCCGCAATCGCACATCGACGATGCGGTCCGCTCCATGGACCCGGCGGTACGCGCCGCCCTAGAGGAGGCCATCAGGCGGGTCACCGCGGCCTCCTCTGCGCAGGTTCCCGCAGCTTCTCGCACGATGCTCGGCGACGGTGCGGTCGTGGAGCAGCGCTGGCACCCTGTCGATCGTGTCGGTCTGTACGTTCCGGGCGGCAAGGCGGTCTACCCGTCGAGCGTCGTGATGAACGCAGTGCCGGCGATCGTCGCCGGCGTGCGTTCCATCGCACTCGCCTCTCCCGCCCAGAAGGAGCACGGCGGTGGTGTCCACCCCACGATCCTCGCCGCCGCCGGTCTCCTCGGGATCACCGAGATCTACGCCATGGGCGGAGCCGGGGCCATCGGTGCGTTCGCGCACGGCGTCCCCAGCATCGGTCTCAGCCCGGTCGACGTGGTCACCGGGCCGGGGAACGTGTTCGTAGCGGCCGCCAAGCGCCTCGTGAAGGGACTCGTCGGCATCGATTCCGAAGCCGGAACCACCGAGATCCTGGTGATCGCCGACGAGTCAGCCGACCCTCGACTGGTCGCCTTCGACCTCGTGAGCCAGGCGGAGCACGACGAAGCGGCCGCGTCCCTCCTCGTGACGGATTCCGAGACGTTGGCGCGCGCTGTCACTGAGGTCCTCCCCAGCGTGGCGGCCGGCACGGCGCACAGCGAGCGCGTGAGAACGGCCCTCGCCGGCCCGCAATCGGCGGTCGTCCTCGTCGACGATCTATCGGCCGCAGCCGCCTTCAGCAACGTGTACGGACCGGAGCACCTCGAGCTCCAGGTGGCCGACAACGATGCCCTGCTGTCGGACATCCACTCGGCCGGCGCGGTCTTCGTCGGCCCACACTCGCCGGTGAGTCTCGGTGATTACCTGGCCGGCTCGAATCACGTGCTGCCGACAGGGGGAGGAGCCCGCTTCGCCTCCGGTCTGGGTGCCTTCACATTCCTGCGGCCCCAGCAGATCGTCCGATACTCCGGTCCCGCGCTCTCCGAGGTGGCAGACCACATCGTGGCGCTCTCCCTCGCCGAGGCGCTTCCGGCGCACGGCGAAGCCGTCACGGCCCGATTCACCCCACCCCACGCGGACTGA
- the nrdR gene encoding transcriptional regulator NrdR — translation MHCPFCRFPDSRVIDSRTSDDGFSIRRRRQCPECGRRFSTTETASLGVIKRSGVVEPFSRDKVVSGVRKACQGRPVTDSDLAVLAQRVEETIRQTGSAQIDANDIGLAILQPLRELDEVAYLRFASVYQAFDSLDDFEEAITLLRVEHAGDERPRRVE, via the coding sequence ATGCACTGTCCTTTCTGCCGGTTCCCCGATTCCAGAGTGATCGACTCGCGCACGAGTGACGATGGCTTCTCGATCCGACGCCGACGCCAATGCCCGGAGTGCGGCCGCCGATTCAGCACCACCGAGACCGCCAGCCTGGGAGTGATCAAGCGCAGCGGGGTGGTCGAGCCCTTCAGCCGCGACAAGGTCGTGAGCGGGGTCCGCAAGGCGTGCCAGGGACGCCCCGTGACGGACTCCGATCTCGCCGTCCTCGCGCAGCGCGTCGAGGAGACGATCCGGCAGACCGGTTCCGCTCAGATCGATGCGAACGACATCGGGCTCGCCATCCTGCAGCCACTGCGCGAACTCGACGAAGTGGCCTACCTGCGCTTCGCGAGCGTCTACCAGGCCTTCGACTCTCTCGACGACTTCGAGGAGGCGATCACCCTCCTGCGCGTCGAGCATGCGGGCGACGAGCGTCCTCGCCGCGTGGAGTGA
- a CDS encoding dipeptidase, translating into MSHSPADSVPAAERDSAITDAVRLGLPTTIADLSALVRIPSVSWAAFDPAHVQASAESVAALAESTGVFDSVRIARATIGDTDEVGQPAVLARRSARNGAPTILLYAHHDVQPPGKDEDWDTEPFEPTVRGDRLYGRGAADDKAGVMAHIASIRALTEVLGPDFDLGIALFIEGEEEFGSRSFETFLADNAEELRADAIVVADSGNWDEVTPALTVSLRGNVTFRLSVRPLEHASHSGMFGGAVPDAMLVMIRLLDSFWNEDGSVAVEGLSSHVGETPDYSEAQLRSETGLVDGVGPIGSGSLLSRIWWQPSITVTGIDAPTVANASNTLIPEVSVRVSARIAPGQSAQDAADALISHIRAHTPFGVVAQVDDIDTGNPFLVDTSGPIVAATKKSMADAWGVEPVDFGVGGSIPFIASLVESFPDAEILVTGVEDPHSRAHSPNESLHLGVFHRAVLAEALLLARLSAGER; encoded by the coding sequence ATGAGCCATTCCCCAGCTGACAGCGTGCCCGCAGCCGAGCGCGATAGCGCGATCACCGACGCCGTCCGCCTCGGCCTGCCCACGACGATCGCCGATCTCTCGGCCCTCGTGCGCATCCCCTCCGTCTCCTGGGCGGCGTTCGATCCTGCGCACGTCCAAGCGAGCGCGGAGTCCGTCGCCGCCCTGGCCGAGAGCACGGGTGTCTTCGATTCTGTGCGGATCGCCCGCGCGACGATCGGCGACACCGATGAGGTCGGACAGCCCGCCGTTCTCGCCCGACGGTCTGCCCGGAACGGCGCCCCGACGATCCTGCTCTACGCGCACCACGACGTGCAGCCCCCCGGAAAGGACGAGGACTGGGACACCGAGCCGTTCGAGCCCACGGTCAGAGGTGACCGCCTCTACGGCCGCGGCGCTGCCGACGACAAGGCCGGTGTCATGGCGCACATCGCCTCGATCAGGGCTCTCACCGAGGTGCTCGGGCCCGACTTCGACCTCGGCATCGCCCTCTTCATCGAGGGCGAGGAGGAATTCGGCTCCCGGTCGTTCGAGACGTTCCTCGCGGACAATGCCGAGGAGCTGCGGGCCGACGCGATCGTCGTCGCCGACTCCGGCAACTGGGACGAGGTCACCCCCGCGCTCACCGTCAGTCTCCGCGGAAACGTCACCTTCCGCCTCTCCGTCCGCCCACTCGAACACGCGTCGCACTCGGGGATGTTCGGGGGAGCGGTGCCGGACGCGATGCTCGTGATGATCCGCCTCCTCGACTCCTTCTGGAACGAAGACGGCTCGGTCGCCGTCGAGGGTCTCTCCTCGCATGTCGGGGAGACCCCCGACTACTCCGAGGCGCAGCTCCGCTCGGAGACGGGGCTCGTGGACGGTGTCGGTCCGATCGGTTCGGGCTCCCTGCTCAGCCGCATCTGGTGGCAGCCGTCCATCACCGTCACGGGCATCGACGCGCCCACCGTCGCGAACGCCTCCAACACCCTCATTCCCGAGGTATCCGTCCGAGTGAGCGCGCGCATCGCACCGGGGCAGTCGGCCCAGGACGCCGCCGATGCCCTCATCTCCCACATCCGGGCACACACGCCGTTCGGCGTCGTCGCCCAGGTCGACGACATCGATACAGGAAACCCGTTCCTCGTCGACACGTCCGGTCCGATCGTCGCCGCCACCAAGAAGTCGATGGCGGACGCGTGGGGCGTGGAGCCTGTCGATTTCGGCGTCGGCGGCTCCATCCCCTTCATCGCGAGCCTCGTGGAGTCGTTCCCCGATGCAGAGATCCTCGTGACCGGCGTCGAGGATCCGCACTCGCGCGCTCACAGCCCGAACGAATCCCTCCACCTCGGTGTATTCCACCGTGCCGTCCTCGCGGAGGCGCTCCTGCTCGCACGCCTCAGCGCGGGGGAGCGATGA
- a CDS encoding DUF3043 domain-containing protein — MTRNKTEIPTTTTSSSDAETEARIAAGKGRPTPTRKEREAANKRPLVPGDRKLAAKEARAKMAEAREKARLGYAAGDEKFLPARDRGPQKKYIRDFVDARFNVGEFLIPVMFAVILLTLIPVTEVQVYSMLVIWAFFLLALIDVFLLGRSLRKRLAAKFGESKVERGVRWYAAMRSLQLRVLRLPKPQVKRRQYPE, encoded by the coding sequence GTGACCAGGAACAAGACAGAGATCCCGACGACGACGACGTCGTCGAGCGACGCTGAGACCGAAGCGCGCATCGCCGCGGGTAAGGGGCGCCCGACGCCCACCCGCAAGGAACGCGAGGCCGCGAACAAGCGACCGCTCGTGCCCGGCGATCGCAAGCTCGCCGCGAAGGAAGCCCGCGCCAAGATGGCCGAGGCCCGTGAGAAGGCTCGACTCGGCTACGCGGCGGGCGATGAGAAATTCCTCCCTGCGCGCGACCGTGGTCCGCAGAAGAAGTACATCCGCGACTTCGTCGACGCTCGATTCAATGTCGGCGAGTTCCTGATCCCCGTGATGTTCGCCGTCATCCTGCTGACACTCATCCCGGTCACCGAGGTGCAGGTCTACTCGATGCTCGTGATCTGGGCCTTCTTCCTGTTGGCCCTCATCGACGTCTTCCTCTTGGGCCGCTCGCTCCGGAAGCGCCTCGCAGCGAAGTTCGGCGAGTCCAAGGTGGAGCGCGGTGTGCGGTGGTATGCGGCGATGAGGTCGCTCCAGCTCCGTGTGCTGCGCCTGCCGAAGCCGCAGGTCAAGCGCCGGCAGTACCCCGAGTAG